A stretch of Myceligenerans xiligouense DNA encodes these proteins:
- the gcvH gene encoding glycine cleavage system protein GcvH, which produces MADYPATLKYTKEHEWVDGESPATVGITPYAAEALGDIVFVELPEVGATIEHGTVVGEIESTKSVSELYAPVSGTVTEVNQAVIDDPELVGSAPFDAGWLFKVDVSSTGELLTAEEYAAHAGV; this is translated from the coding sequence ATGGCTGACTACCCCGCCACGCTGAAGTACACCAAGGAGCACGAGTGGGTGGACGGCGAGTCCCCCGCGACCGTCGGCATCACGCCGTACGCCGCCGAGGCGCTCGGCGACATCGTCTTCGTGGAGCTGCCCGAGGTCGGTGCGACGATCGAGCACGGCACCGTGGTCGGCGAGATCGAGTCCACGAAGTCCGTCTCCGAGCTGTACGCACCGGTGAGCGGGACCGTCACCGAGGTCAACCAGGCCGTGATCGACGACCCGGAGCTGGTGGGCTCGGCCCCCTTCGACGCGGGCTGGCTGTTCAAGGTCGACGTGAGCAGCACGGGCGAGTTGCTCACCGCCGAGGAGTACGCGGCACACGCGGGCGTCTGA
- a CDS encoding (deoxy)nucleoside triphosphate pyrophosphohydrolase has translation MAAPILVVAAALVDDLDRPARLLAARRTRPAALSGRWEFPGGKVDHGETPVQALHRELREELGVTAELGREVPGPDDGAWPLTDRYRMRLWLGRITEGHPEPLEDHDELRWLATAELGDVDWLEGDLPIVAALRGLFRETG, from the coding sequence ATGGCTGCCCCGATCCTGGTGGTCGCCGCCGCACTGGTGGACGACCTCGACCGCCCCGCACGTCTGCTCGCCGCCCGCCGCACGCGCCCGGCGGCGCTGTCCGGCCGCTGGGAGTTTCCCGGTGGCAAGGTGGATCACGGCGAGACGCCCGTTCAGGCGCTGCACCGCGAGCTGCGGGAGGAGCTCGGCGTCACCGCGGAGCTCGGCCGTGAGGTCCCGGGGCCCGACGACGGCGCCTGGCCCCTCACCGATCGCTACCGGATGCGCCTGTGGCTCGGGCGGATCACCGAGGGACACCCCGAACCGCTGGAGGACCACGACGAACTGCGCTGGCTCGCGACGGCCGAGCTGGGCGACGTCGACTGGCTCGAGGGAGATCTGCCGATCGTGGCCGCACTGCGCGGGCTGTTCCGCGAGACAGGCTAG
- the gcvT gene encoding glycine cleavage system aminomethyltransferase GcvT: MTDKRTPLHEEHVALGANMTGFGGWQMPLRYTSDLAEHRAVREAAGLFDLSHMGDIGVQGPDAAAFLDHALVGAISQVKHLRARYSMICADDGCVLDDLIVYRTGDSEYFVVANAANTDLVLAELERRADGFDVGVKPVPTALLAVQGPRAEEILRATDGFEEDPEASGGVTLENLKYYACAPMRFRDEAVVVGRTGYTGEDGFEIWVSPERAVELWRALLSAGEPFGLVPAGLSARDSLRLEAGMPLYGHELDTTTTPFEAGMGRVVRLDKENADGAPLPFVGRDALAARKGAQPARVLVGLRGEGRRPARAGYDVVRRGVDGTAGVKVGSVTSGVPSPTLGYPVAMAYVTPEVSAEGTELAVDVRGRTEPFVVVPLPFYRRTK, from the coding sequence ATGACGGACAAGAGGACACCCCTGCACGAGGAGCACGTCGCGCTCGGGGCGAACATGACCGGGTTCGGCGGGTGGCAGATGCCGCTGCGCTACACCTCGGACCTCGCGGAGCACCGCGCCGTGCGCGAGGCGGCGGGGCTGTTCGACCTGTCCCACATGGGCGACATCGGCGTGCAGGGGCCGGATGCGGCCGCGTTCCTCGACCACGCCCTGGTCGGCGCGATCTCCCAGGTGAAGCACCTGCGCGCGCGGTACTCGATGATCTGCGCCGACGACGGCTGCGTGCTGGACGACCTGATCGTGTACCGCACGGGCGATTCCGAGTACTTCGTGGTGGCGAACGCCGCCAACACGGATCTGGTGCTCGCCGAGCTGGAGCGGCGGGCGGACGGGTTCGACGTCGGGGTGAAGCCCGTCCCCACCGCGCTGCTGGCCGTCCAGGGCCCGCGCGCCGAGGAGATCCTGCGCGCCACGGACGGGTTCGAGGAGGACCCCGAGGCGTCCGGCGGCGTCACCCTCGAGAACCTGAAGTACTACGCCTGCGCTCCGATGCGCTTCCGCGACGAGGCCGTGGTCGTCGGCCGCACGGGGTACACCGGCGAGGACGGCTTCGAGATCTGGGTCTCCCCCGAGCGAGCCGTCGAGTTGTGGCGTGCGCTGCTCTCCGCCGGCGAGCCGTTCGGCCTGGTCCCCGCCGGGCTGTCGGCGCGCGACTCGCTGCGGCTCGAGGCCGGGATGCCCCTGTACGGGCACGAGCTCGACACGACGACCACACCCTTCGAGGCGGGCATGGGTCGCGTCGTGCGCCTCGACAAGGAGAACGCGGACGGCGCGCCGCTGCCCTTCGTCGGGCGGGACGCGCTGGCGGCTCGCAAGGGCGCGCAGCCCGCGCGGGTGCTCGTCGGACTGCGCGGCGAGGGCCGTCGGCCCGCCCGCGCCGGGTACGACGTCGTGCGTCGCGGCGTCGACGGGACCGCGGGGGTGAAGGTCGGATCCGTGACGTCGGGTGTACCGTCGCCCACGCTCGGATACCCCGTCGCGATGGCGTACGTGACCCCGGAGGTGTCCGCCGAGGGCACCGAGCTGGCCGTCGACGTGCGCGGGCGGACCGAACCGTTCGTCGTCGTCCCGCTGCCGTTCTACCGTCGTACCAAGTGA
- a CDS encoding LuxR C-terminal-related transcriptional regulator produces MSIVVADRPALTRRERVVLEGLMKKDETLEQIAETLFVTRNTVKSQVRSLYRKLGVSNRAAAVERAQHLGLNVR; encoded by the coding sequence ATGAGCATCGTTGTGGCCGACCGTCCCGCTCTGACCCGTCGTGAGCGCGTCGTCCTCGAAGGCCTGATGAAGAAGGACGAGACCCTCGAGCAGATCGCGGAGACGCTGTTCGTCACACGCAACACCGTGAAGTCGCAGGTACGGAGCCTCTACCGGAAGCTCGGCGTGTCCAACCGGGCCGCCGCGGTGGAGCGCGCCCAGCACCTCGGCCTGAACGTCCGCTGA